Proteins from one Longimicrobium sp. genomic window:
- a CDS encoding DUF503 domain-containing protein yields the protein MTVGVVVWELHIAGCQSLKDKRQVVKSLKDRLHHRFNVSAAETGHHDLHQRAEIAVCVVSADRKHAQQVLSSCDTMVEMDGRARIVDSYTTYY from the coding sequence GTGACGGTGGGGGTGGTCGTGTGGGAGCTCCACATCGCCGGGTGCCAGTCCCTCAAGGACAAGCGCCAGGTGGTGAAGAGCCTCAAGGACCGCCTCCACCATCGTTTCAACGTGTCCGCCGCCGAGACGGGGCACCACGACCTGCATCAGCGCGCCGAGATCGCCGTCTGCGTGGTCTCGGCCGACCGGAAGCATGCCCAGCAGGTCCTCTCCTCGTGCGACACGATGGTGGAGATGGACGGGCGGGCCAGGATCGTGGATTCGTATACGACGTACTACTGA
- a CDS encoding bifunctional riboflavin kinase/FAD synthetase, whose translation MTPTHRDEPREFAIDPALPPALPRDGRPAVVTVGTFDGVHRGHREVLEEIGRRAERVGGRSILVTFHPHPLRIVRPEHAPPLLTTVTEKRDILAQSGLEYVVFVPFTRTLQRYSARRFVEEILVRRVGMRELVIGYDHGFGRDREGSVGTLRQIGQEMGFEVDVVTAVEVDGEPISSSRIRRLLGDGDVGAANRLLGRSYTVDGVVVRGERKGRELGFPTANIQVGDPEKMLPREGIYAVHGWVRGERLPGLLHLGPRPTFAGFAPSVELWLMDWSGDIYGDRVRVEFVERIRDILPFTSADALIHAMHADEQRGREILGFT comes from the coding sequence GTGACCCCCACGCACCGCGACGAGCCGCGGGAGTTCGCCATCGACCCCGCGCTCCCGCCCGCGCTGCCCCGCGACGGGCGTCCGGCCGTGGTGACCGTGGGCACCTTCGACGGCGTGCATCGCGGCCATCGCGAGGTGCTGGAAGAGATCGGGCGGCGGGCCGAGCGGGTGGGCGGGCGCAGCATCCTGGTGACCTTTCATCCGCACCCGCTGCGCATCGTCCGCCCGGAGCACGCGCCACCGCTGCTGACCACGGTCACGGAGAAGCGCGACATCCTGGCGCAGAGCGGGCTGGAGTACGTCGTCTTCGTCCCCTTCACCCGCACCCTCCAGCGCTACTCCGCGCGCCGCTTCGTCGAGGAGATCCTCGTGCGGCGCGTGGGGATGCGCGAGCTGGTGATCGGCTACGACCACGGCTTCGGCCGCGACCGCGAGGGGAGCGTCGGCACCCTGCGCCAGATCGGCCAGGAGATGGGCTTCGAGGTGGACGTCGTCACAGCCGTGGAGGTGGACGGCGAGCCGATCTCCTCCTCCCGCATCCGCCGCCTCCTCGGCGACGGCGACGTCGGCGCGGCCAACCGGCTCCTGGGCCGCTCCTACACCGTCGACGGCGTCGTGGTGCGCGGCGAGCGCAAGGGGAGGGAGCTGGGCTTCCCCACCGCCAACATCCAGGTCGGCGATCCGGAGAAGATGCTTCCGCGCGAGGGGATCTACGCGGTCCACGGCTGGGTGCGCGGCGAGCGGCTCCCCGGGCTCCTGCACCTGGGCCCGCGCCCCACCTTTGCGGGCTTCGCCCCCAGCGTCGAGCTCTGGCTCATGGACTGGAGCGGCGACATCTACGGCGACCGCGTCCGCGTGGAGTTCGTCGAGCGCATCCGCGACATCCTCCCCTTCACCTCCGCCGACGCCCTCATCCACGCCATGCACGCCGACGAGCAGCGCGGCCGCGAGATCCTGGGTTTCACGTAG
- the rpsO gene encoding 30S ribosomal protein S15 — translation MAETLEREDIIKKYQLHENDRGSTKVQVALLTSRINHLTGHFREHKKDHHSRRGLLKMVGQRRSLLDYLKRNDLEGYRALIADLGLRH, via the coding sequence GTGGCCGAGACGCTCGAGCGCGAAGACATCATCAAGAAGTACCAGCTCCACGAGAACGACCGTGGCTCCACCAAGGTGCAGGTTGCGCTGCTCACGTCGCGCATCAACCACCTGACCGGTCACTTCCGCGAGCACAAAAAGGATCACCACAGCCGCCGTGGCCTCCTCAAGATGGTCGGCCAGCGCCGCAGCCTGCTGGACTACCTCAAGCGCAACGACCTGGAAGGGTACCGCGCGCTGATCGCGGACCTCGGGCTGCGCCACTGA
- the truB gene encoding tRNA pseudouridine(55) synthase TruB, whose product MTGVLPVDKPVGPTSHDAVAHVRRALRTRQVGHTGTLDPFASGLLLVCVGQATRLAEYLTGLPKAYAATLRLGETTDTDDLTGEVVGGSASWRDLTYDKVEAALLRQVGTIQQLPPTYSAKKVDGERMYAVARRGGEVERKPVTVTIHEIRVTRVELPEVDFEVVCGSGTYIRAIARDAGEALGTGAHLRALRRTRVGAHGIEHAVPLDALADEDRVRAAMLTPLDALAGLPRVAVDAAGEAALGFGRAIPAPPDAPQGVPLALAGADGRLLAIGERAGDAIKPRKVFPAEVAG is encoded by the coding sequence TTGACCGGCGTCCTTCCCGTCGACAAGCCCGTCGGTCCCACGTCGCACGATGCGGTGGCCCACGTGCGCCGCGCCCTGCGCACGCGCCAGGTGGGGCACACCGGGACGCTGGACCCCTTTGCGTCCGGCCTCCTGCTGGTGTGCGTCGGCCAGGCCACGCGCCTCGCCGAGTACCTGACCGGCCTCCCCAAGGCCTACGCCGCCACCCTGCGCCTGGGCGAGACCACCGACACCGATGACCTCACCGGCGAGGTCGTCGGCGGGAGCGCGTCGTGGCGCGACCTGACGTACGACAAAGTCGAGGCCGCGCTCCTGCGCCAGGTGGGGACGATCCAGCAGCTTCCCCCTACTTACTCCGCGAAAAAGGTGGATGGCGAGCGCATGTACGCCGTCGCGCGCCGCGGCGGCGAGGTGGAGCGCAAGCCGGTCACCGTCACCATCCACGAGATCAGGGTGACGCGCGTGGAGCTTCCCGAAGTGGATTTCGAGGTGGTGTGCGGGAGCGGCACCTACATCCGCGCCATCGCCCGCGACGCAGGCGAGGCGCTGGGCACGGGCGCCCACCTACGCGCGCTGCGCCGCACCCGCGTGGGCGCGCACGGCATCGAGCACGCCGTCCCGCTGGACGCGCTGGCGGACGAGGATCGCGTCCGCGCCGCCATGCTCACCCCGCTGGACGCCCTCGCCGGCCTCCCGCGCGTGGCGGTGGATGCGGCCGGGGAAGCGGCGCTCGGCTTCGGCCGTGCCATCCCCGCCCCCCCCGACGCGCCGCAGGGAGTGCCGCTCGCCCTCGCCGGCGCGGACGGCCGCCTCCTGGCCATCGGTGAGCGCGCGGGAGACGCCATCAAGCCGCGCAAGGTCTTCCCCGCGGAGGTGGCAGGGTGA
- a CDS encoding polyribonucleotide nucleotidyltransferase: MAKLERQFAGRPLIIETGRMARQADGSCTLQFGETMVLCAATAQDNPTHLPFFPLTVEYRERTYAAGKFPGGFIKREGRPSDKEILAARLTDRPLRPLFPEGFANEVQIFVTVVSADQQNDADVLAVTGASMALALSRIPFAEPVAAVRIGRIQGHWVLNPTFEQLGYSTLDVIVAGTESAITMVEGGANEVSEDEIADALVAAHAGIRELIAIQREVVAMIDKPATMSWTPKAASAEIRARVESLAADRVSQALRIADKHGRADALSTARTETLAALAEEFPEGEKDIGSVFKDLEKRTMREMILAEGVRSDGRSTDQVRGITVETGVLPRAHGSALFTRGQTQSLGTATLGTQDDEQAYDTIDFPTQQKKSFMLHYNFPPYSTGEVRPMRGTSRREIGHGHLAERALEPLLPAYEEFPYTIRIVSDILESNGSSSMASVCSGSLALMDAGVPMRAAVAGVAMGLIKEGDRVAILTDILGSEDALGDMDFKVAGTREGVTSIQMDIKLEEGLSTDLLREALRKAYTGRMHILDEMDKALAAPRPEMSPYAPRIITIKVPVAKIGEIIGPKGKTIRAIQESTGASINIDDDGTVTIAAVGREAGEMARRMIAGMTEEAEVGRIYDGVVKNTTAFGAFVEILPGTEGLLHISEIQDGRLDKTEDALKKGDAVQVKLLSIDEKGRLRLSRKAALAELAQKGDSQPA, encoded by the coding sequence ATGGCAAAGCTGGAAAGACAGTTCGCGGGGCGCCCGCTGATCATCGAGACGGGCCGGATGGCCCGCCAGGCCGATGGCTCGTGCACCCTGCAGTTCGGCGAGACGATGGTGCTGTGCGCGGCGACGGCGCAGGACAACCCCACCCACCTCCCGTTCTTCCCCCTCACCGTGGAGTACCGCGAGCGCACCTACGCCGCGGGGAAGTTCCCCGGCGGGTTCATCAAGCGCGAGGGGCGCCCTTCGGACAAGGAGATCCTGGCCGCCCGTCTGACCGACCGGCCGCTGCGTCCCCTCTTTCCGGAAGGGTTCGCGAACGAGGTGCAGATCTTCGTGACGGTGGTCTCGGCGGACCAGCAGAACGACGCCGACGTGCTGGCGGTGACCGGCGCGTCGATGGCGCTGGCGCTTTCCCGCATTCCGTTCGCGGAGCCGGTGGCGGCGGTGCGCATCGGGCGGATCCAGGGGCACTGGGTGCTGAACCCGACCTTTGAGCAGCTCGGCTACAGCACGCTGGACGTGATCGTGGCCGGCACCGAGAGCGCCATCACCATGGTGGAGGGCGGCGCAAACGAGGTGAGCGAGGACGAGATCGCCGACGCGCTGGTGGCGGCGCACGCCGGGATCCGCGAGCTGATCGCGATCCAGCGCGAGGTGGTGGCGATGATCGACAAGCCGGCGACGATGTCGTGGACGCCCAAGGCCGCTTCGGCCGAGATCCGCGCCCGCGTGGAGTCGCTGGCGGCCGACCGCGTGTCGCAGGCGCTGCGCATCGCGGACAAGCACGGGCGCGCCGACGCGCTGAGCACCGCCCGCACCGAGACGCTGGCCGCGCTGGCCGAGGAGTTCCCGGAGGGCGAGAAGGACATCGGCTCGGTGTTCAAGGACCTGGAGAAGCGCACCATGCGCGAGATGATCCTGGCCGAGGGCGTGCGCTCCGACGGGCGCAGCACGGACCAGGTGCGTGGGATCACGGTGGAGACCGGCGTCCTGCCGCGCGCGCACGGTTCGGCGCTCTTCACCCGCGGGCAGACGCAGTCGCTGGGCACCGCCACGCTCGGCACGCAGGACGACGAGCAGGCGTACGACACCATCGACTTCCCCACGCAGCAGAAGAAGTCGTTCATGCTGCACTACAACTTCCCGCCGTACTCCACCGGCGAGGTGCGCCCCATGCGCGGCACGAGCCGCCGCGAGATCGGGCACGGGCACCTGGCGGAGCGCGCGCTGGAGCCGCTGCTGCCGGCGTACGAGGAGTTCCCGTACACCATCCGCATCGTGAGCGACATCCTGGAGAGCAACGGGTCGTCGTCGATGGCGTCGGTGTGCTCGGGCTCGCTGGCGCTGATGGATGCCGGCGTGCCGATGCGCGCCGCCGTGGCGGGCGTGGCGATGGGGTTGATCAAGGAGGGCGACCGCGTCGCCATCCTGACCGACATCCTGGGCTCCGAGGACGCGCTGGGCGACATGGACTTCAAGGTCGCCGGCACGCGCGAGGGCGTCACCTCCATCCAGATGGACATCAAGCTGGAGGAGGGCCTCTCCACCGACCTGCTGCGCGAGGCGCTGCGCAAGGCGTACACGGGGCGGATGCACATCCTGGACGAGATGGACAAGGCGCTCGCCGCGCCGCGCCCGGAGATGTCGCCGTACGCGCCGCGGATCATCACCATCAAGGTCCCCGTGGCCAAGATCGGCGAGATCATCGGGCCCAAGGGGAAGACGATCCGCGCGATCCAGGAGTCGACCGGCGCGTCGATCAACATCGACGACGACGGCACGGTGACGATCGCCGCGGTCGGGCGCGAGGCCGGCGAGATGGCGCGCCGGATGATCGCCGGGATGACCGAGGAGGCCGAGGTGGGCCGCATCTACGACGGTGTGGTCAAGAACACCACCGCCTTCGGGGCGTTCGTGGAGATCCTTCCGGGTACCGAGGGGCTGCTCCACATCTCCGAGATCCAGGAC
- the rbfA gene encoding 30S ribosome-binding factor RbfA, producing the protein MPRFKRTDRINEQLREEISLLVRDAVRDPRVSLATITAVQTSPELDHAKVYFTALGTDEERKELLAGLRSAAPFIRKALGQRLHMRRIPELHFEQDRVLEEAQRIEQLLREALPFDRLTETPPDSSLAPKEEDDA; encoded by the coding sequence ATGCCGCGCTTCAAGCGAACCGACCGAATCAACGAGCAGCTCAGGGAAGAGATCTCTCTGCTGGTGCGCGACGCCGTGCGCGACCCGCGGGTGTCGCTGGCCACCATCACGGCCGTGCAGACCTCGCCCGAGCTGGACCACGCCAAGGTGTACTTCACGGCGCTGGGGACCGACGAGGAGCGCAAGGAGCTGCTGGCCGGCCTGCGCAGCGCGGCGCCCTTCATCCGCAAGGCGCTGGGGCAGCGGCTGCACATGCGCCGCATTCCCGAGCTGCACTTCGAGCAGGACCGGGTGCTGGAGGAGGCGCAGCGGATCGAGCAGCTCCTGCGCGAGGCGCTCCCCTTCGACCGTCTCACCGAGACGCCGCCGGACAGCTCGCTGGCTCCCAAGGAAGAGGACGACGCGTGA